One window of the Colletotrichum destructivum chromosome 4, complete sequence genome contains the following:
- a CDS encoding Putative T-complex protein 1, gamma subunit, which yields MQAPVVVMNTQSGERQTGRKAQLSNIAAAKTVADIIRSCLGPKAMLKMLLDPMGGIVLTNDGHAILREIEVSHPAAKSMIELSRTQDEEVGDGTTTVIILAGEMLAQSLPQLERNIHPVQIIAAFRRALKDALEIVDDISLPIDVNDDKAMRGLISSSIGTKFVSRWSDLMCDLALRAVRTVTWEAGNGKTEVDIKRYARVEKVPGGEIEDSRVLDGVMLNKDITHPKMRRRIENPRIVLLDCPLEYKKGESQTNIEISKEEDWNRILQIEEEQVKSMCETILALKPDLVITEKGVSDLAQHYFMKANVTALRRVRKTDNNRIARATGATIVNRVDDLQDSDVGTLCGLFEIEKIGDEYFTFLTKCKNPKACTVLLRGPSKDVLNEIERNLQDAMGVARNVMFNPRLSPGGGATEMAVSVRLSQLAKGVEGVQQWPYKAVADALEVIPRTLVQNAGASPVRVLTDLRAKHAEGKHSWGINGDSGVVADMKEYGVWEPEAIKLQSIKTAIESACLLLRVDDICSARKAAQMGNGLHGGDE from the exons aTGCAGGCTCCTGTAGTGGTCATGA ACACCCAAAGCGGTGAACGGCAGACGGGTCGCAAGGCCCAGCTGTCCAACATCGCGGCAGCCAAGAC TGTCGCCGACATTATTCGATCATGCCTTGGCCCCAAGGCCATGTTGAAGATGCTCTTGGACCCCATGGGCGGTATCGTTCTGACCAACGACGGCCACGCCATCCTCAGAGAGATCGAGGTCTCGCACCCCGCAGCAAAGAGCATGATCGAGCTCTCCCGGACACAAGATGAGGAGGTCGGTGATGGCACAACGACGGTCATCATCCTGG CTGGTGAGATGCTCGCGCAGTCTCTGCCCCAGCTGGAGCGCAACATCCACCCCGTCCAGATTATCGCCGCATTCCGCCGGGCGCTCAAGGATgccctcgagatcgtcgacgacatctccCTTCCTATCGacgtcaacgacgacaaggctATGCGCGGCTTGATCTCCTCTTCCATCGGCACCAAGTTCGTCTCGAGATGGTCCGACTTGATGTGCGATCTGGCTCTCCGCGCAGTCCGCACCGTCACCTGGGAGGCCGGCAACGGAAAGACCGAGGTTGACATCAAACGGTACGCGCGTGTGGAGAAGGTACCCGGTGGCGAGATCGAGGACAGCAGGGTGCTGGACGGTGTCATGCTCAACAAGGATATCACCCACCCTAAGATGCGCCGGAGAATAGAGAACCCCAGAATCGTTCTGCTCGACTGCCCCCTCGAGTACAAGAAGGGCGAGTCGCAAACCAACATTGAGATttccaaggaggaggactgGAACCGTATCCTGCAGATTgaggaggagcaggttaAGTCTATGTGCGAGACTATCCTGGCTCTGAAGCCGGACCTGGTCATCACCGAAAAGGGCGTATCAG ACCTCGCCCAGCACTACTTCATGAAGGCCAATGTCACAGCCCTGCGCCGAGTCCGCAAGACGGACAACAACAGAATAGCGAGAGCGACGGGTGCTACCATTGTCAACCGTGTTGACGATCTTCAGGACTCTGACGTCGGCACGCTCTGCGGGCTGTTCGAGATTGAGAAGATTGGCGATGAGTACTTTACCTTCCTCACCAAGTGCAAGAACCCCAAGGCCTGCACAGTCCTTCTCCGCGGGCCGTCCAAGGATGTGCTCAACGAGATCGAGCGCAACTTGCAGGACGCCATGGGCGTTGCCCGCAATGTCATGTTCAACCCTAGACTGTCTCCCGGTGGAGGTGCCACTGAGATGGCCGTCTCCGTGCGGTTGAGCCAGCTCGCCAAGGGTGTCGAGGGTGTCCAGCAGTGGCCGTacaaggccgtcgccgacgcgctcGAGGTTATCCCCCGTACTCTCGTCCAGAACGCCGGTGCCAGCCCTGTCAGAGTGCTGACGGACCTCCGTGCCAAACATGCCGAGGGCAAGCATTCTTGGGGTATCAACGGTGACTCCGGCGTTGTTGCGGACATGAAGGAATATGGCGTCTGGGAGCCCGAAGCCATCAAGTTGCAGAGCATCAAGACGGCCATTGAG TCCGCCTGTTTGCTCCTCAGAGTAGACGACATTTGCAGCGCGAGAAAGGCGGCGCAAATGGGCAACGGTctccacggcggcgacgaaTAA
- a CDS encoding Putative PRKR-interacting protein — protein sequence MSGEGPESIPTSADPRSRRPTKKRALTPVTEHAKHLESLFSKPDQEIRLPPAPGAVAKRAVAAPPEIVTNVQGSSAGAGSGEFHVYKASRRREYDRLRAMDEEVKQEKANEEFERQKAERAARDEERTRKNREKREKKKQKVKRGPAATGAGGAAPIVKVTAPTVKADDAKDANGGSKGTDTATPEAASSAGLVIHDDD from the coding sequence ATGTCCGGAGAAGGTCCCGAATCGATCCCCACCTCGGCCGACCCACGCTCGCGTCGCCCGACAAAGAAGCGCGCCCTGACGCCTGTCACCGAGCATGCCAAACACCTTGAGTCCCTCTTCTCTAAGCCCGATCAGGAGATTCGCCTACCGCCCGCCCCCGGAGCCGTCGCCaagcgcgccgtcgccgcgccgcccgagaTCGTCACCAATGTTCAGGGCTCCAGCGCCGGCGCGGGCTCCGGCGAGTTTCACGTCTACAAggccagccgccgccgcgagtACGACCGCCTGCgcgccatggacgaggaggtcaagcAAGAAAAGGCGAACGAAGAATTCGAGCGTCAAAAGGCCGagcgcgccgcccgcgacgaggagcgcACTAGGAAAAATCgtgagaagagggaaaagaagaagcaaaaagTGAAAAGGGGACCGGCCGCGACGGGGGCTGGCGGTGCTGCCCCCATCGTCAaggtgacggcgccgacggttaaggccgacgacgccaaggacgcGAATGGAGGAAGCAAAGGAACAGACACCGCGACACCAGAAGCCGCTTCGTCTGCCGGGCTCGTCATCCACGATGATGATTGA